A genomic region of Miscanthus floridulus cultivar M001 chromosome 3, ASM1932011v1, whole genome shotgun sequence contains the following coding sequences:
- the LOC136546858 gene encoding WAT1-related protein At5g64700-like, translated as MGSGNGKVYATVVLIRLIYAGMHILTKAAFNEGMSTTVFVFYRHAVAAIFLLPFAFLEIRKRPAPPLTFRLSVKIFAHGFYGMAGTINLYCIGLKYASATSSSAIFNIVPVVAFILAVMFRMETLKLRSIHGIAKASGILLCVAGVIVLALYQGPQLKSMNHHQLLKHHASAAAAAQIHHSNREWALGIFLMTTSVVIWSLWTVKQGPLLLEYPSKLLNTTLQCVFASVQSLAIALVLERDFSRWKLAGPVSLASVLFMGIVVAAISYYLQIWVIEKKGPVFLSMSMPLSLVFTMAIASFLLGEDVSLGSIIGSVLLVAGLYNVLWGKSREDKQQAAAAADETTDSGSDNGNVDVEKNAAAVQPAGGEKEEMDGGTRNDAGAKV; from the exons ATGGGCAGCGGCAACGGCAAGGTGTACGCCACGGTGGTGCTCATCAGGCTCATCTATGCGGGGATGCACATCCTCACCAAGGCGGCCTTCAACGAAGGCATGAGCACCACCGTCTTCGTCTTCTACCGGCACGCCGTGGCCGCCATCTTCTTGTTGCCTTTCGCCTTCCTTGAAATCAG GAAGCGACCGGCGCCACCTCTGACCTTCAGGCTCTCCGTCAAGATCTTTGCTCACGGCTTCTACGG GATGGCTGGAACGATCAACTTGTACTGCATTGGCCTGAAATATGCTTCGGCGACCTCGTCGTCGGCTATCTTCAACATCGTGCCGGTGGTCGCCTTCATCTTGGCCGTCATGTTCAG GATGGAGACCCTGAAGCTTAGGAGCATCCATGGCATAGCCAAAGCCTCCGGGATACTCCTCTGCGTCGCCGGCGTCATCGTGCTGGCGCTGTACCAGGGCCCCCAGCTCAAGTCGATgaaccaccaccagctcctgAAGCACCACGCGAGCGCGGCAGCCGCCGCGCAAATCCATCATTCCAACAGGGAGTGGGCTCTGGGGATCTTCCTGATGACAACGTCGGTCGTGATATGGTCCCTCTGGACAGTGAAGCAGGGGCCGTTGCTGCTGGAGTACCCTTCCAAGCTACTCAACACGACGCTGCAGTGCGTGTTCGCCAGCGTGCAGTCGCTGGCCATCGCGCTTGTTCTCGAGAGGGACTTCTCGCGGTGGAAGCTCGCCGGTCCCGTGAGCCTCGCCTCGGTGCTCTTCATG GGCATCGTGGTGGCGGCGATCTCGTATTACCTGCAGATCTGGGTGATCGAGAAGAAAGGGCCCGTGTTCCTGTCCATGTCGATGCCGCTGAGCCTCGTCTTCACCATGGCCATTGCCTCTTTCCTGCTGGGCGAGGACGTCAGCCTAGGCAG CATTATCGGCAGCGTCCTCCTCGTCGCCGGCCTCTACAATGTGCTGTGGGGCAAGAGCAGGGAGGACAAGCaacaagcggcggcggcggcggatgagACGACGGACAGCGGCAGCGACAATGGGAACGTGGACGTGGAGAAGAACGCGGCGGCCGTGCAGCCGGCGGGCGGGGAGAAGGAGGAAATGGACGGCGGGACGCGCAACGACGCGGGGGCCAAAGTCTGA